The Populus trichocarpa isolate Nisqually-1 chromosome 2, P.trichocarpa_v4.1, whole genome shotgun sequence genome has a window encoding:
- the LOC7466424 gene encoding thioredoxin M-type, chloroplastic gives MILSNSITCKKIYHHSREREREREGMAMKNCFQVSSVSTTRAGVCHPFAPVEKLQLPTSKGLNTSNLLLSSPSSSFPPSLRSRCQESRIVCKAREAVDAVQVATDASWDAVIGGDTPVLVEFWAPWCGPCKMIAPVIEELAQEYAGKIACYKVNTDDCPSIATKYGIRSIPTVLFFKKGEKKESVIGAVPKTTLSSSIEKYIDV, from the exons ATGATTCTTTCCAACTCCATAACCTGTAAAAAGATATATCATCActccagagagagagagagagagagagagggaatggCTATGAAGAATTGTTTCCAAGTTAGTTCGGTGAGCACCACCAGAGCTGGTGTTTGTCATCCATTTGCTCCTGTGGAAAAGCTTCAATTGCCAACATCTAAGGGACTGAACACATCCAATTTGTTATTATCTTCACCTTCTTCGTCCTTTCCTCCCTCATTGAGAAGCAGATGCCAAGAATCCCGCATTGTCTGCAAAGCTCGTGAAGCTGTAGATGCAG TTCAAGTAGCGACAGATGCAAGCTGGGATGCTGTGATTGGAGGTGACACCCCTGTTCTGGTGGAGTTTTGGGCACCATGGTGCGGACCTTGTAAAATGATAGCACCAGTAATCGAGGAATTGGCACAAGAATATGCAGGAAAGATAGCTTGTTACAAAGTAAACACCGATGACTGCCCTAGCATTGCCACAAAGTACGGAATAAGAAGCATACCAACCGTGCTGTTTTTcaagaaaggagagaagaaagaaagtgtAATTGGAGCAGTGCCAAAGACCACCCTGTCTAGCTCCATAGAGAAGTATATTGATGtttga
- the LOC7467837 gene encoding bidirectional sugar transporter SWEET1 isoform X2: MEIAHFLFGIFGNATALFLFLAPTITFRRIIRSKSTELFSGIPYVMTMLNCLLSAWYGMPFVSKNNILVSTINGTGAVIEAVYVLTFIIYAPKKEKAKFIGLLTLVLTTFAGVALVSLVVLHGKPREIFCGFAAAIFSIIMYGSPLSIMRTVVKTKSVEFMPFFLSLFVFLCGTSWFVFGLLGGDLFVAVPNGVGCGLGALQLILYFIYRNNKGEDKKPALPVKSMQMGIAKLHQQKELVANGSHVADKV; the protein is encoded by the exons ATGGAGATCGCGCATTTCTTATTTGGAATTTTTG GAAATGCCACTGCAttgtttctcttcttggctCCAAC GATCACGTTCAGGAGGATCATAAGAAGCAAGTCTACAGAGCTGTTTTCTGGCATTCCATATGTAATGACCATGCTCAACTGCCTCCTTTCTGCTTG GTATGGAATGCCCTTTGTGTCTAAGAACAACATTCTGGTGTCAACAATCAATGGAACTGGTGCAGTAATTGAGGCAGTTTATGTCTTGACCTTCATCATCTATGCACCAAAGAAGGAGAAGGCTAAATTCATTGGCCTCCTCACGCTTGTGCTCACCACTTTTGCTGGCGTGGCCTTGGTGTCCCTTGTCGTTCTTCATGGCAAACCCAGGGAGATATTCTGTGGCTTTGCTGCTGCTATTTTCTCAATCATCATGTATGGCTCCCCTCTGTCTATTATG AGGACAGTGGTTAAAACGAAGAGCGTGGAGTTCATGCCATTCTTCTTGtctctttttgtcttcttatgTGGCACTTCCTGGTTTGTCTTTGGGCTACTTGGTGGTGACCTTTTTGTTGCt GTCCCGAATGGAGTTGGCTGTGGTCTAGGGGCATTGCAGCTGATCTTGTACTTCATCTACCGAAACAACAAGGGAGAAGACAAGAAGCCCGCCCTCCCTGTTAAGTCAATGCAGATGGGTATCGCAAAACTCCACCAACAGAAGGAGTTGGTTGCCAATGGATCCCATGTTGCTGATAAGGTGTAA
- the LOC7466423 gene encoding transcriptional corepressor SEUSS — MLPSGPPTPIGGAQSVSPSLLRSNSGMLGAQGGPLGSQTAFPSLVSPRTQFNNMSMLGNVPNMSSLLNQSFGNGGPNPGLPGPGSSQRGNIDTGAESDPLSNGGNGMGFNAPSSSFVPSNMVNPGPSCQVQGHQFSNPSGNQLLPDQQQSQQLEAQNFQHGQQSMQQFSGAHNTQQVQQQHQFQSIRGGLAGVGPVKLEPHVTNDQHGARQLQQPQPLRNMGPVKLEHQQIQTMRSLPTVKLEPQHSDQSLFLHQQQQHQQQQQQHHHHQQQQQQQQQQQQQQQFLHMSRQSSQQAVAQLNLLHQQRLLQQQQLLKAMPQQRPQLPQQFQQQNIPLRSPVKPVYEPGMCARRLTNYMHQQQRRPEDNNIEFWRKFVAEFFAPHAKKKWCVSMYGSGRQTTGVFPQDVWHCEICNRKPGRGFEATVEVLPRLFKIKYESGTLEELLYVDMPREYQNSSGQIVLDYAKAIQESVFEQLRVVRDGQLRIVFSPDLKICSWEFCARRHEELIPRRLLIPQVSQLGAAAQKYQAATQNASSNLSVPELQNNCNLFVASARQLAKALEVPLVNDLGYTKRYVRCLQISEVVNSMKDLIDYSRETGTGPMESLSKFPRRTGASIGFHSQAQQPEEQQQQQQTITANSNSDQSSAQATMQIAASNGMASVNNSLNTASTTTYASAIVGLVHQNSMNSRQQNSINNASSPYGGNSVQIPSPGSSSTIPQAQPNPSPFQSPTPSSSNNPPQASHSALTAVNHISSTNSPANIPLQQPTLSGEADHGDSQSSVQKFLHEMMLTSQLNGTGGMVGVGSLGNEVKNVNGILPTGNNTVLNGGNGLVGNGAVNSSGIGGAGYGTMGGLAQSVMVNGIRAAMGNNSMMNGRMGMPSMVRDQSMNHQQDLGNQLLSGLGAVNGFSNLQFDWKPSP; from the exons ATGTTACCCTCGGGGCCGCCTACTCCAATTGGTGGTGCCCAGTCTGTCTCTCCTTCACTTTTGAGATCGAATTCGGGGATGCTGGGAGCTCAAGGTGGCCCTTTGGGTTCTCAAACAGCCTTCCCGTCTCTAGTGTCCCCCCGTACTCAGTTTAATAACATGAGCATGCTTGGAAATGTGCCCAACATGTCCTCCCTGCTGAACCAGTCTTTTGGTAATGGAGGTCCAAATCCTGGACTTCCTGGCCCTGGGAGCAGTCAGCGCGGAAATATTGATACTGGGGCAGAGTCCGATCCACTTTCAAATGGTGGTAATGGAATGGGTTTCAATGCTCCTTCATCGTCATTTGTACCATCAAATATGGTTAACCCTGGTCCTTCTTGTCAAGTTCAGGGACATCAGTTTTCAAACCCTTCTGGCAACCAGTTGTTGCCAGATCAACAGCAGTCCCAACAACTTGAAGCACAAAATTTCCAGCATGGTCAGCAATCAATGCAACAGTTCTCTGGCGCTCATAACACTCAGCAGGTGCAGCAGCAGCACCAGTTTCAATCAATACGAGGAGGGTTGGCTGGTGTTGGACCTGTTAAGTTGGAGCCACATGTGACTAATGATCAACATGGAGCACGGCAACTGCAACAACCTCAGCCACTGAGAAATATGGGTCCAGTTAAGTTGGAGCACCAGCAAATTCAGACGATGCGAAGTTTGCCAACTGTGAAGTTGGAACCTCAACATTCAGATCAATCTTTGTTTTTACATCAACAGCAACAACatcagcagcaacagcagcagcatcatcatcatcagcagcagcagcagcagcagcagcagcagcaacagcagcagcagttcCTTCACATGTCAAGGCAGTCTTCTCAGCAGGCTGTTGCACAACTAAATCTTTTGCATCAGCAAAGGCTGCTGCAGCAACAGCAACTTTTGAAGGCAATGCCACAGCAACGGCCTCAATTACCACAACAATTTCAACAACAGAATATACCTTTGAGGTCTCCTGTAAAACCAGTGTATGAACCTGGGATGTGTGCCCGTCGTCTCACAAATTACATGCATCAACAGCAGCGCAGACCTGAA GACAATAACATAGAATTCTGGAGGAAATTTGTTGCTGAGTTCTTTGCTCCCCATGCAAAAAAGAAGTGGTGTGTTTCTATGTACGGAAGTGGCCGGCAAACAACTGGTGTTTTCCCTCAG GACGTATGGCATTGTGAGATTTGCAATCGCAAGCCAGGCCGTGGTTTTG AGGCAACTGTTGAGGTTCTTCCTAggcttttcaaaatcaaatatgaaagtGGCACTTTGGAAGAACTTCTTTATGTTGATATGCCACGTGAATATCAAAACTCATCTGGTCAAATTGTCCTGGATTATGCAAAAGCAATACAAGAGAGTGTTTTTGAGCAACTTCGCGTTGTTCGTGATGGTCAGCTGCGGATAGTCTTCTCCCCAGACTTGAAG ATATGCTCTTGGGAGTTTTGTGCTCGGCGCCATGAAGAGCTAATACCTCGAAGATTGTTGATACCACAG GTAAGTCAGCTTGGTGCTGCAGCTCAAAAGTACCAGGCTGCTACTCAAAATGCATCATCCAATTTATCTGTCCCGGAGTTGCAAAATAATTGTAACTT GTTTGTTGCATCAGCTCGGCAACTGGCAAAAGCCTTGGAAGTGCCATTAGTAAATGATCTGGGATATACAAAGAGATATGTGCGGTGCCTTCAG ATATCAGAAGTGGTAAATAGTATGAAAGACTTGATTGATTATAGTCGAGAAACAGGAACTGGACCAATGG agAGTTTGTCCAAGTTCCCTAGGAGGACAGGTGCTTCAATTGGGTTCCATAGTCAAGCACAACAGCCTGAggaacagcaacaacaacagcaaacaATAACTGCGAACTCAAATAGTGATCAAAGTTCTGCCCAAGCCACAATGCAAATTGCTGCTAGCAATGGTATGGCTAGTGTAAATAACTCACTCAACACAGCATCTACAACTACCTATGCCAGCGCTATTGTTGGGCTTGTCCACCAAAATTCTATGAATTCAAGACAACAAAATTCTATCAATAATGCAAGCAGTCCCTATGGAGGAAACTCTGTTCAGATTCCATCTCCTGGTTCCTCCAGTACGATTCCACAAGCACAACCTAACCCTTCTCCTTTCCAGTCGCCAACACCGTCCTCGTCTAATAATCCTCCACAAGCATCTCATAGTGCCTTGACAGCTGTGAATCACATTAGTTCCACAAATTCACCAGCAAATATTCCGTTGCAACAGCCAACTCTTTCTGGCGAGGCTGACCATGGTGATTCTCAAAGCTCTGTCCagaaatttttacatgaaatgATGTTAACCAGTCAACTTAATGGAACTGGTGGCATGGTTGGGGTTGGTTCGTTGGGGAATGAAGTGAAAAATGTCAATGGAATTTTGCCAACAGGTAATAATACGGTTCTTAATGGTGGAAATGGCCTGGTGGGAAATGGGGCAGTCAATAGTTCTGGAATAGGGGGTGCTGGATATGGGACTATGGGTGGACTTGCGCAGTCTGTAATGGTCAATGGGATCAGAGCTGCAATGGGTAATAACTCAATGATGAATGGTCGGATGGGCATGCCATCGATGGTACGAGACCAGAGCATGAATCATCAACAGGATTTGGGGAACCAACTGCTTAGTGGGCTAGGAGCAGTTAATGGGTTTAGTAATCTCCAGTTTGATTGGAAACCATCCCCTTGA